The proteins below are encoded in one region of Sporosarcina sp. FSL K6-1508:
- a CDS encoding FadR/GntR family transcriptional regulator produces the protein MQEYKMDTIRRSTLSQQVLEQIVHLLMSGQLKPGDKLPAEMSLMKQFDVSRPVLREALSSLETLEIITRRPRGGTFINNKVGSNPFNVMLALSINNVPAIIEARMALELGLVTIAAEKITDDQLERLRETIDSIQENADGDYGRLDKEFHRIIAQSADNPVVEGMIDSLLVTHEKTDSLISYREPEITIEHHIAIYEALKRRDPFESFTQMYKHLSYVRSKILKDYEKK, from the coding sequence ATGCAGGAATATAAAATGGATACTATCCGTAGAAGTACATTGTCACAACAGGTGCTAGAACAAATTGTACACCTGTTGATGAGTGGACAATTGAAACCGGGGGATAAGTTGCCGGCAGAAATGTCATTAATGAAGCAGTTTGATGTAAGCCGACCTGTATTACGCGAAGCACTGAGTTCATTGGAGACATTGGAGATCATTACGAGGAGACCACGTGGAGGTACATTTATAAATAACAAGGTCGGCAGTAATCCATTCAATGTTATGCTTGCATTATCTATTAATAATGTACCTGCCATCATCGAAGCGCGCATGGCCTTGGAATTGGGTTTGGTCACGATTGCAGCTGAAAAAATAACGGATGACCAACTTGAAAGGTTAAGGGAGACCATTGATTCCATACAAGAGAATGCGGACGGTGATTATGGTCGTTTAGATAAAGAGTTCCACAGGATTATTGCACAAAGTGCAGATAATCCTGTGGTTGAGGGAATGATTGATTCCCTGCTTGTAACACATGAAAAAACGGATAGCTTAATTAGCTATCGGGAACCGGAAATTACAATTGAGCATCATATCGCAATCTATGAAGCATTAAAAAGAAGAGATCCTTTTGAATCCTTTACACAAATGTATAAGCATCTTAGCTATGTGAGAAGTAAAATTTTGAAGGATTACGAAAAGAAGTAA
- a CDS encoding ornithine cyclodeaminase family protein, with translation MDYINDQEIRRLISMSDIIETVEAYYLQDGEDRSLLPERLFINDGENSALLMPSFYENYYGAKLIGIAPDNVVIGEATLRGIFLLSDRETMKPLVLMDARTITAMRTGAVSGLGMKYLASNKTDTIGIIGTGDQGFSHLQAACVVRPIQRALVYNRSKGRLDSFLEKAKGEFPSIQFEVAEPETILKEAQLIITTTTSVEPVIPYNGQIDITGKHFAASGSFKSFMQEIPDTIINDADYLFVDSHAAFTECGEMIQAKKFGYNEDMVPELKSLVQCGVNENVKDRTTIFKSVGVSIFDILTAKLIYERYDKKNKKKELG, from the coding sequence ATGGATTACATTAATGATCAAGAAATTAGGAGACTCATTTCGATGAGCGACATTATTGAAACGGTCGAAGCATATTATTTACAGGACGGGGAGGACCGTTCATTGCTCCCAGAAAGATTATTTATCAATGACGGTGAAAATTCGGCTTTGTTAATGCCTTCATTTTATGAGAATTATTATGGGGCGAAACTAATAGGGATTGCCCCTGATAATGTTGTAATCGGGGAAGCTACACTACGGGGGATTTTTCTATTAAGTGACAGAGAAACGATGAAGCCACTTGTTCTTATGGATGCCAGAACGATTACGGCAATGCGAACCGGCGCTGTAAGTGGTTTAGGTATGAAATACTTGGCCTCCAATAAAACAGATACAATTGGCATCATTGGCACAGGAGATCAGGGGTTTAGCCATTTGCAGGCAGCATGTGTAGTTCGGCCGATACAGCGCGCTTTAGTGTATAATCGTAGTAAGGGAAGACTAGATTCTTTTTTAGAGAAAGCCAAGGGTGAATTCCCATCCATCCAGTTTGAAGTTGCTGAACCTGAAACGATTTTGAAAGAGGCTCAATTGATTATTACAACAACGACTTCCGTTGAGCCAGTAATCCCCTACAACGGACAGATTGATATAACTGGAAAGCATTTCGCGGCTTCAGGTTCCTTTAAGTCATTTATGCAGGAAATTCCTGATACAATTATTAATGATGCTGATTATTTATTTGTTGACTCGCATGCCGCATTTACTGAATGTGGTGAAATGATTCAAGCAAAAAAGTTTGGCTATAATGAGGACATGGTTCCCGAACTGAAAAGTCTAGTCCAATGTGGTGTTAATGAAAACGTGAAGGACAGGACAACCATTTTTAAATCGGTAGGAGTCTCCATTTTCGATATCCTTACAGCGAAACTTATTTATGAAAGATACGATAAGAAAAACAAGAAGAAAGAATTAGGATAG
- the gucD gene encoding alpha-ketoglutaric semialdehyde dehydrogenase GucD, translating to MNTTTESKTTTILNYINGEWVASDTGQTEVSKNPAIKGEVVGSYQLSSSNDFNNAATSARIAQKAWRKLAGSVRGEYLLKAASILEERIDDIATTMTREMGKTFTEAKGETARGVAILRYYAGEGMRSIGDVIPSTDSEALLFTTRVPVGVVGVITPWNFPVAIPLWKMAPALIYGNAVVVKPASETAITCAKVINCLHDAGFPAGVINMVTGSGSKIGTEMVNHREIDAITFTGSNTVGKQLAHSAVTRGIKYQLEMGGKNPVIVANDADLDLAVEATISGGLKSTGQKCTATSRVIVQKEVYDRFKEKLLEKVAEITVGDGLESGTWMGPCASEGQLNTVLSYIEKGKEEGATLLFGGNRVLENKGYYVEPTVFESTSPDLTIVREEIFGPVLALLKVDTLEEALELANDSEYGLSASIFTTNIGNMLSFINEMDAGLIRINAESAGVELQAPFGGMKQSSSHSREQGRAAIEFFTSIKTVFIK from the coding sequence ATGAATACAACAACTGAATCTAAAACAACGACAATCTTAAATTATATTAACGGCGAATGGGTAGCTTCCGATACAGGCCAGACGGAGGTCAGTAAAAATCCTGCGATAAAAGGTGAAGTGGTCGGTTCGTATCAATTATCCTCAAGCAATGATTTTAATAATGCGGCAACCTCTGCTCGAATAGCGCAAAAAGCTTGGCGTAAACTAGCAGGAAGTGTTCGCGGAGAATATCTATTAAAAGCTGCTTCGATATTAGAGGAGCGTATTGATGACATTGCGACTACAATGACCCGAGAAATGGGAAAGACATTTACTGAGGCGAAAGGAGAAACTGCACGTGGTGTAGCTATCTTACGTTATTATGCTGGCGAGGGGATGCGGTCGATTGGAGACGTAATCCCTTCAACAGATAGCGAAGCACTTTTGTTTACAACACGCGTTCCGGTCGGAGTTGTTGGAGTAATTACACCGTGGAATTTCCCGGTCGCGATACCACTCTGGAAAATGGCCCCAGCACTTATTTATGGCAATGCCGTTGTTGTTAAACCTGCAAGTGAAACGGCCATTACATGTGCTAAAGTGATTAACTGCCTGCACGATGCAGGTTTTCCAGCGGGTGTTATCAACATGGTGACAGGCTCGGGTTCTAAAATTGGTACAGAGATGGTAAATCATCGTGAAATCGATGCGATTACGTTTACTGGGTCGAACACAGTCGGTAAACAACTGGCTCATAGCGCTGTTACAAGGGGAATTAAATATCAACTTGAAATGGGTGGGAAAAACCCAGTTATCGTTGCAAATGATGCGGATCTGGATTTGGCAGTGGAGGCTACAATCAGTGGTGGATTAAAATCTACTGGCCAAAAATGTACAGCAACAAGCCGTGTAATCGTTCAAAAAGAGGTATACGATAGATTTAAAGAAAAGTTGCTTGAAAAAGTGGCGGAAATTACTGTCGGAGACGGTCTTGAATCAGGTACATGGATGGGACCTTGTGCCAGCGAAGGCCAGTTGAATACCGTTCTTTCCTATATTGAAAAAGGAAAAGAAGAAGGGGCAACATTGTTATTCGGTGGAAATCGAGTACTTGAAAACAAAGGATATTATGTGGAACCAACCGTTTTTGAAAGTACTTCGCCAGATTTGACGATTGTCAGAGAAGAAATTTTCGGTCCGGTCCTCGCACTCTTGAAAGTGGATACACTGGAGGAAGCACTGGAACTGGCAAATGACTCGGAATATGGACTAAGTGCCTCTATTTTTACAACAAACATTGGGAATATGCTGTCGTTCATTAACGAAATGGATGCTGGATTAATACGAATCAATGCAGAAAGTGCAGGAGTTGAATTACAAGCTCCGTTCGGTGGTATGAAGCAATCCAGTTCTCATTCCAGGGAACAAGGTAGAGCTGCAATTGAATTTTTCACTTCTATTAAAACTGTATTTATTAAATAA
- the kdgD gene encoding 5-dehydro-4-deoxyglucarate dehydratase: MSTFSRRAPKGILGFPVAPMDAEGKLDLHALGENIEFLIDNGLKSVFVACGAGELHAISNEEYRAMVEVAAEKTKGKVPLYTGVGGNITYALEQAQISKELGAEGYLILPPYLIDPSQDGIYNYLSKIIESTNLNAIVYQRDNCVLEPKTLQKLCEIPQLVGYKDGVGDMELNVELTHLIGDRLEWINGMPLAEVTMASYVNLGFTSYSSAISNYIPHISAKYYDALLKGNDEVIHELYEEVIFPIHRIRKQKKGYAVSLIKAGMQIVGLPVTTNVRAPIAPVEEGHYEELKSIINNALAKYPTHAKAIN; encoded by the coding sequence ATGAGTACATTTAGTAGGAGAGCACCAAAAGGAATTTTAGGGTTCCCAGTTGCTCCAATGGATGCAGAAGGTAAATTGGATTTACATGCTTTAGGTGAAAACATTGAGTTTTTAATTGATAATGGGTTGAAATCAGTTTTTGTCGCGTGTGGTGCAGGGGAATTACATGCAATAAGCAATGAAGAATATAGAGCAATGGTTGAAGTTGCAGCAGAAAAGACTAAGGGGAAAGTACCACTTTATACGGGTGTTGGTGGGAACATTACTTATGCTCTTGAACAAGCTCAAATATCTAAAGAACTTGGGGCTGAAGGTTACCTGATCTTACCCCCATATTTGATAGATCCTTCTCAAGATGGAATCTATAATTATTTGAGCAAAATCATAGAAAGTACAAATTTGAATGCAATTGTTTATCAACGTGATAACTGTGTTTTAGAACCTAAAACCTTGCAAAAACTATGTGAAATACCACAGCTCGTAGGCTATAAAGATGGAGTAGGTGATATGGAGCTAAATGTTGAGCTCACTCATTTGATTGGTGACCGCCTGGAGTGGATCAATGGAATGCCGTTAGCAGAAGTGACGATGGCGTCGTATGTAAACCTTGGATTCACTTCTTATTCATCGGCTATTTCCAACTATATCCCTCACATTTCCGCGAAGTATTATGATGCACTACTAAAAGGAAATGACGAAGTAATTCATGAATTGTATGAAGAAGTAATCTTTCCAATTCATCGTATTCGGAAACAGAAAAAAGGGTATGCTGTTTCACTTATTAAAGCGGGGATGCAAATCGTAGGCCTTCCTGTCACTACAAATGTCCGAGCACCTATCGCCCCTGTAGAAGAGGGGCATTATGAGGAGTTAAAATCGATTATTAATAATGCATTGGCGAAATACCCTACTCATGCCAAGGCTATAAACTAG
- a CDS encoding DUF1659 domain-containing protein: protein MAATIEFQQAAGKVYFDGGLTEDGKLIRKSKTYRNIKENVQAENLYKALEQLAQLSDFPFIGAEIIETSSVID from the coding sequence ATGGCAGCAACAATCGAATTTCAACAGGCGGCCGGCAAGGTTTACTTCGACGGAGGTTTGACGGAGGACGGCAAGCTCATCCGTAAATCGAAAACGTACCGCAATATCAAGGAAAATGTACAAGCCGAAAACTTGTACAAAGCGCTGGAGCAACTTGCCCAGCTATCGGATTTCCCTTTCATCGGAGCGGAAATCATCGAGACATCAAGCGTAATTGACTAA
- a CDS encoding DUF2922 domain-containing protein, translating to MAKTLQLNFNTASGKKVTMTVDEPRADLTEQNVEAAMQEIIASDVFELNGAPLASAAGARIVERNVTELVNG from the coding sequence ATGGCCAAAACATTACAATTAAACTTCAACACAGCATCCGGTAAAAAGGTAACAATGACGGTGGATGAACCCCGTGCGGATTTGACCGAGCAAAACGTAGAGGCGGCAATGCAGGAAATCATCGCTTCAGATGTATTCGAATTGAACGGTGCTCCACTCGCATCGGCAGCGGGAGCACGAATTGTAGAACGAAATGTAACTGAACTTGTAAATGGCTAA
- a CDS encoding YvrJ family protein, which translates to MEQWMSLIQELGFPIFVSFYLLHRLETKLVAIHDVLVTLKMK; encoded by the coding sequence ATGGAACAATGGATGAGTCTTATACAGGAACTCGGATTTCCGATATTTGTATCATTCTATCTTTTGCACCGGCTCGAAACAAAACTCGTCGCGATCCATGATGTTTTAGTTACCTTAAAAATGAAGTGA
- a CDS encoding conserved phage C-terminal domain-containing protein, which yields MILLIKESPLQVLPSLAMQVGLNAAVLLQQLHFRSLISPNVRDGHKWVYRTYEEWRNEEFPFWSVDTIKRAIRKLEESGYIISTSQYNRMKMDKTKWYRINYTMLQGQSVQLAPSMTAESPQEEVQIAPSTEGKMPLAITKEVKSIKKNLVENDLDVVSVIEYLNDKANKQFKASSEATARLVKGRFSEGYTVADCKKVIDTKAKNWLDDPHWQKYLRPSTLFNATNFENYLEESRVSDLPESSPPKPLELDFSKGEA from the coding sequence ATGATTTTATTAATTAAAGAGTCGCCGCTTCAAGTGCTTCCCTCGCTTGCTATGCAAGTAGGGTTAAACGCGGCTGTTTTACTTCAGCAACTGCATTTTAGATCGCTCATCTCGCCGAATGTGCGGGATGGGCATAAGTGGGTTTACAGAACATATGAAGAGTGGAGAAACGAAGAGTTCCCATTTTGGTCTGTCGATACGATTAAAAGAGCGATTCGTAAACTGGAAGAGAGCGGCTATATCATTTCAACCTCTCAGTATAATCGGATGAAAATGGACAAGACAAAATGGTACCGCATCAATTATACAATGCTGCAAGGGCAGTCGGTGCAACTTGCGCCTTCGATGACGGCAGAATCACCCCAAGAGGAAGTGCAGATTGCCCCCTCTACTGAGGGCAAAATGCCCCTAGCAATAACCAAAGAGGTTAAGAGTATTAAAAAAAACCTTGTCGAGAACGATCTCGACGTTGTATCTGTCATTGAGTACTTAAATGATAAAGCAAACAAGCAATTCAAAGCATCCTCGGAGGCGACAGCACGATTGGTGAAGGGACGCTTCTCTGAAGGGTACACAGTGGCGGATTGCAAAAAGGTCATTGACACGAAAGCGAAGAACTGGCTGGATGATCCACATTGGCAGAAGTATTTACGTCCTTCCACATTATTCAATGCGACGAATTTTGAAAACTATTTGGAAGAATCGAGGGTCAGTGACTTGCCGGAAAGCAGTCCGCCAAAGCCACTTGAATTAGACTTTAGCAAAGGGGAGGCGTAA
- a CDS encoding NEW3 domain-containing protein, with amino-acid sequence MKKTAILFFSLLLALSTISGFPRSTSAEELHDTELWNVLKPLDTTISFLNTGAHPDDERSDLLAYLSRGLGVKTSSLIANRGEGGQNEIGTELGNALGIIRSQEMKEAAKITNVKAYHLSETTSDSIYDFGFEKTPEETLKKWGEEVTYERLIRFIRSYQPDIVMPSFRNVDSQHGHHRTISILTEKAFNDAADPTIFPEHLRAGIAPWQIEKLYLPAASAETATLGIEIGMYDEIYAMSYPQLGEASRFMHKSQGMGSTIQVEPRTVNLELVDTAFDQTEDASLFAGVPYDFSDLAKQIENTDKSLAKKFISLQNELEKTQLAYPDRSAVLKLSQKSLKDVRHLILDLNKSKLPKATKTKLLSKLKTKNEQLQETSYIASGVEIVATLPDNVLTTGEETTATVTITNNGTANLKNLSPSITSIEGWEIVQTSNVSTLKPGESATIDFKVSVPKDATYYHAYKKPALEAELTFKELGEEVRHIQNFEGTVAVLPEFSVTTDPTSVVVNTLHPQQEIPVKVQVKNYHNGAAEPTIKIDVPEGWSAPFNEKIITFTKKYETQEVVFNLTPATNIEEGSLEIAISAEWNRKKFTSAIQEIEYDHIGKYYLESPAKLNAVAFELKIPENLNVGYIESGFDTVADELKNAGMNITKLSPADVESGDLSQFDTIVVGIRAYLSREDLLKNNDRLLKYVEDGGHIVMQYHKPDDKWNSDSSAPFKLVIGNPSIKWRVTDENAKVTVTQPDSTLFSFPNKIGDSDWANWVQERGLYYPMEWASNFETFVSMADPDEAPFEGGILMAKHGKGTYLYTNLVFYRQTQSQVPGGYRILTNLISHGVNN; translated from the coding sequence ATGAAGAAAACCGCGATACTTTTCTTTTCTTTACTCTTGGCCCTTTCCACCATCAGTGGATTTCCGAGATCCACGTCGGCAGAAGAACTGCATGACACGGAATTGTGGAATGTACTGAAACCTCTCGATACGACTATCTCTTTTCTTAACACCGGCGCGCATCCCGACGACGAACGAAGCGATTTATTAGCCTACCTGTCCCGAGGGCTAGGCGTGAAAACGTCCAGCTTAATCGCGAATCGCGGGGAAGGCGGGCAAAATGAAATTGGAACTGAGCTCGGGAATGCATTGGGAATCATTCGCTCCCAGGAAATGAAAGAAGCTGCGAAAATCACCAATGTGAAAGCATATCATTTAAGTGAAACGACTTCCGATTCCATCTATGATTTCGGGTTTGAAAAGACACCTGAAGAAACGCTGAAAAAATGGGGTGAAGAGGTCACATATGAAAGGTTGATCCGCTTTATTCGCAGTTATCAGCCTGATATTGTCATGCCTTCATTCAGAAATGTCGACTCCCAGCACGGACATCACAGGACGATTTCCATTTTGACGGAAAAGGCATTTAATGACGCTGCCGATCCAACGATTTTCCCGGAACATCTTAGGGCAGGCATAGCGCCGTGGCAAATCGAGAAACTTTACTTGCCGGCTGCATCAGCGGAAACTGCCACTCTCGGTATTGAAATCGGCATGTATGATGAGATTTACGCAATGAGCTATCCGCAACTGGGCGAAGCTTCCCGCTTTATGCATAAGAGCCAAGGTATGGGATCTACGATTCAAGTCGAGCCACGGACCGTTAATTTGGAATTAGTTGATACTGCTTTTGATCAAACAGAGGACGCTTCTTTATTTGCCGGAGTCCCTTACGACTTCTCGGACTTGGCAAAGCAAATTGAAAACACGGATAAAAGCTTAGCAAAAAAATTCATTTCCCTGCAAAACGAATTGGAAAAGACGCAACTTGCCTACCCAGATCGTTCAGCAGTTCTTAAACTTTCTCAAAAAAGCTTGAAAGACGTTCGCCATTTAATTCTTGATTTGAATAAATCCAAGCTTCCTAAAGCCACAAAAACCAAATTGCTCAGCAAACTTAAAACGAAAAACGAGCAATTGCAAGAAACATCCTATATCGCCTCTGGTGTAGAGATTGTTGCAACATTACCCGACAACGTTCTGACGACTGGTGAAGAAACGACTGCAACAGTCACGATTACGAACAATGGCACAGCTAATTTAAAAAATCTTTCGCCTTCCATTACATCCATTGAGGGCTGGGAGATTGTCCAAACGTCTAACGTGTCGACTTTGAAACCTGGCGAATCCGCAACAATTGATTTCAAAGTGAGTGTTCCGAAAGATGCAACTTATTACCACGCGTACAAAAAACCTGCCCTAGAAGCTGAGCTTACATTTAAAGAGCTTGGCGAAGAAGTTCGTCATATTCAGAACTTCGAAGGAACCGTTGCGGTTCTGCCTGAATTCAGCGTGACAACAGATCCGACCAGTGTTGTGGTGAATACACTTCATCCCCAACAAGAAATCCCCGTAAAAGTGCAAGTGAAAAACTACCATAACGGCGCTGCAGAACCAACAATTAAGATTGATGTTCCAGAAGGATGGTCAGCTCCATTTAATGAAAAAATAATTACATTCACAAAAAAATATGAAACACAGGAAGTCGTATTCAACTTGACTCCCGCCACCAACATTGAGGAAGGCTCGCTCGAAATCGCTATCTCAGCCGAGTGGAACCGCAAAAAATTCACATCCGCCATCCAAGAAATCGAATACGACCATATCGGAAAGTACTATTTGGAATCTCCGGCCAAGCTCAATGCAGTCGCTTTTGAATTAAAAATTCCAGAAAATCTTAACGTCGGCTACATCGAAAGCGGTTTTGATACCGTTGCAGATGAACTGAAAAACGCCGGAATGAACATCACAAAGCTATCCCCCGCAGACGTTGAAAGCGGAGACCTCTCTCAATTCGATACGATCGTCGTCGGCATTCGAGCTTATCTGTCACGAGAAGATCTCCTCAAAAATAATGACCGCTTATTGAAATATGTCGAAGACGGTGGACACATCGTTATGCAATATCACAAACCAGATGACAAATGGAATTCCGATTCATCCGCTCCATTCAAGCTGGTCATCGGAAATCCATCCATTAAGTGGCGCGTAACGGACGAAAATGCAAAAGTAACCGTCACACAACCGGACTCCACACTCTTTTCTTTCCCGAACAAAATTGGCGATTCCGATTGGGCGAACTGGGTCCAAGAACGAGGCCTCTATTACCCAATGGAATGGGCGTCCAATTTTGAAACATTCGTCAGCATGGCCGATCCCGACGAAGCTCCTTTCGAAGGTGGCATCCTGATGGCCAAACACGGTAAAGGTACGTACCTGTACACGAACCTCGTCTTTTACCGCCAAACGCAAAGTCAGGTCCCTGGAGGGTATCGAATATTGACTAATTTAATTAGTCATGGAGTGAATAACTAA
- a CDS encoding acyltransferase family protein — MTDLRKPEKRYRPEIEGIRTIATLLIAVYHIWLGRVSGGVDVFFILSGFLITTSLLSRMERMGTIKLGEHFLGLSKRLFSQALLVIVVVGGFSLLFLPQIQWGEIIHHMTASIFYYENWRLAFDAVDYLAQDNSASPFQHYWSLGVQGQFYIIWPILIITVYFLAQKVFKTPVRKTFLVALLIICTSSLSYSIYQTNQNQPWAYFDTFARVWEFGVGGLLALLLPYLVLNKWVNTLLGWLGLSIVCLTGVLLPVSTVFPGYLALVPISGVVLLIIASENSTRFGVERILSVQPLLFLGGLTYGIYLWHWPLLLFYQSFMNTETVPLIDGVLLLVVTVVLSFISTRLIEAPVLKMDSRKMKGKVIALLTMMVCIAGSSMILISSYIDDVKAEMLVTAHDEKDYPGARAIYEKTEPPKGLEPIPSLLDIKQDLPAFYGQMECLGKGQIKVKKCSFNESNNPDYTIALVGGSHSGHWFPALEILAEEMNFQLDLYNHDGCRFTNEDPENQLTETCLEWNANLLKHLQDDPPDLVFTTSTLNKHDTVPVGYIGQWKQLEGITTVFAVRDNPRMKKHIPTCLERADNPLDCAITRDQGVSKVVPWENTEGIPSNVIFADLTDYFCDGTTCHPVIGNVIVYRDNNHLTAQYAKTLAPALKKPLQEALESLDEGDELLD; from the coding sequence ATGACGGACTTAAGAAAGCCTGAGAAGAGGTATCGTCCGGAAATTGAAGGAATCAGAACGATCGCAACTTTACTCATCGCGGTCTATCATATTTGGTTGGGTAGAGTGTCTGGAGGCGTAGATGTATTTTTTATTCTTTCAGGATTTTTAATTACGACGTCTCTTCTATCCCGAATGGAGAGAATGGGCACGATTAAACTGGGAGAGCATTTTTTAGGATTATCTAAAAGATTATTTTCGCAAGCTTTGTTAGTTATTGTTGTAGTCGGAGGCTTTTCTTTATTGTTTTTACCTCAAATCCAGTGGGGCGAAATCATTCACCATATGACAGCGTCTATATTTTATTATGAAAACTGGCGCTTGGCGTTTGATGCGGTTGATTATTTAGCACAAGATAATTCTGCTAGTCCGTTTCAGCATTATTGGTCACTTGGCGTGCAAGGGCAGTTTTATATTATTTGGCCAATTTTAATCATAACGGTCTATTTTCTTGCACAAAAGGTTTTCAAAACGCCTGTGCGTAAAACATTTTTAGTCGCATTGCTCATTATTTGTACGAGTTCGTTAAGTTATTCGATTTACCAAACAAATCAAAATCAACCATGGGCCTATTTTGATACATTTGCACGGGTGTGGGAATTTGGTGTTGGTGGATTGTTAGCATTGCTGTTACCTTATTTAGTTTTGAATAAATGGGTAAATACGTTGCTTGGCTGGCTTGGTTTATCCATTGTTTGTTTAACGGGGGTTTTATTACCCGTGTCAACGGTATTCCCAGGCTATTTAGCGCTAGTTCCTATTAGTGGTGTCGTATTGCTAATCATCGCATCTGAAAATAGTACAAGGTTCGGGGTCGAACGTATTTTAAGTGTACAGCCACTGCTGTTTTTAGGTGGACTTACATACGGCATTTATTTATGGCATTGGCCGCTTTTACTATTTTATCAATCTTTTATGAACACGGAGACAGTTCCACTTATTGACGGTGTCTTGCTTTTAGTTGTGACAGTAGTGTTATCCTTTATTTCCACAAGATTAATTGAAGCACCCGTTTTGAAGATGGATAGTAGGAAAATGAAGGGAAAGGTTATTGCTTTATTGACGATGATGGTATGTATTGCAGGCAGCTCAATGATCCTGATTTCATCGTATATTGATGACGTGAAGGCAGAAATGCTTGTTACTGCTCACGATGAAAAGGATTATCCTGGTGCGAGGGCTATCTACGAAAAGACTGAGCCACCTAAAGGGCTTGAACCCATTCCATCTCTGTTAGATATTAAGCAAGATTTACCAGCATTTTATGGCCAAATGGAGTGCCTAGGGAAAGGTCAAATTAAAGTAAAGAAATGTTCTTTTAATGAATCGAACAATCCAGACTATACCATTGCATTAGTTGGTGGCTCGCATTCAGGGCATTGGTTTCCAGCACTGGAGATTTTGGCTGAGGAGATGAATTTTCAACTTGATTTGTACAATCATGATGGGTGCCGCTTCACAAATGAAGACCCGGAAAATCAATTAACCGAAACGTGTTTAGAGTGGAATGCGAACTTACTTAAACACTTACAAGATGATCCGCCTGACTTAGTATTTACGACTTCTACATTAAATAAGCACGATACAGTTCCAGTGGGATATATCGGTCAGTGGAAGCAACTTGAAGGCATCACGACGGTTTTCGCGGTGCGAGATAATCCACGGATGAAAAAGCATATTCCCACTTGTTTAGAACGTGCAGACAACCCATTAGATTGTGCAATTACACGAGATCAAGGGGTATCGAAAGTAGTGCCATGGGAAAATACAGAGGGGATTCCATCGAACGTCATTTTTGCAGATCTGACTGATTACTTCTGTGATGGTACAACTTGCCATCCTGTCATCGGGAATGTAATTGTTTATCGTGACAATAACCATCTTACTGCACAGTACGCAAAAACATTAGCACCAGCTTTGAAGAAGCCGTTACAGGAAGCTTTAGAAAGTTTGGATGAAGGGGACGAATTGTTGGATTAA